One region of Budorcas taxicolor isolate Tak-1 chromosome 3, Takin1.1, whole genome shotgun sequence genomic DNA includes:
- the DUSP12 gene encoding dual specificity protein phosphatase 12, with amino-acid sequence MLEAQDGSHGCEPQTSGRSRARSARHMLEVRPGLFLGGAAAVAEPDHLREAGVTAVLTVDSEEPNFKTGAGVEGLRSLFVPALDRPETDLLSHLDRCVAFIVQARAEGRAVLVHCHAGVSRSVTVITAFIMKTDQLTFEKAYENLKSVKPEAKMNEGFEWQLKLYQAMGCEVDTSSAVYKQYRLQKVTEKYPELQNLPQELFAVDPSAISQGLKDGGLYKCRKCRRSLFRSSSILDHNEGSGPTAFAHKRMTASLMLSTGSQAQCTSYFIEPVQWMESTLLGVMDGQLLCPKCNAKLGSFNWYGEQCSCGRWIAPAFQIHKSRVDETRMLPVWGSQTRKTGTCYI; translated from the exons ATGTTGGAGGCGCAGGACGGGAGCCATGGCTGCGAGCCCCAGACCAGCGGCCGGAGCCGGGCCCGCTCTGCCAGGCACATGCTGGAAGTGCGTCCGGGGCTGTTCTTGGGTGGAGCCGCGGCCGTCGCGGAGCCAGACCACCTGAGGGAGGCGGGCGTCACGGCAGTGCTGACGGTGGACTCGGAGGAGCCTAACTTCAAAACGGGGGCTGGGGTCGAGGGTCTACGGAGTCTCTTCGTGCCAGCGCTGGACAGACCCGAGACCGACCTGCTCAGTCATCTGGACCGCTGTGTGGCCTTCATCGTCCAGGCTCGCGCCGAGGGCCGCGCGGTGCTGGTGCACTG TCATGCAGGGGTCAGTCGAAGTGTGACTGTCATAACCGCTTTTATAATGAAGACTGACCAGCTTACCTTTGAAAAAGCCTATGAAAACCTTAAGTCTGTCAAGCCAGAGGCCAA GATGAATGAGGGGTTTGAGTGGCAACTGAAATTATACCAGGCAATGGGCTGTGAAGTAGATACCTCCAGTGCAGTTTATAAACAATATCGTTTACAAAAGGTTACAGAGAAGTATCCAG AATTGCAGAACTTACCTCAAGAACTCTTTGCTGTTGACCCATCTGCCATTTCACAAGGATTGAAAGATGGGGGTCTCTACAAATGTAGAAAGTGCAG GCGATCTTTATTTAGAAGTTCTAGCATTTTGGATCATAATGAAGGAAGTGGTCCTACAGCCTTTGCCCACAAGAGGATGACGGCATCCCTCATGCTTTCCACAGGGAGTCAGGCTCAGTGTACATCTTACTTCATTGAACCTGTACAGTGGATGGAATCCACTTTGTTGGGAGTGATGGATGGACAG cTTCTCTGCCCCAAATGCAATGCCAAGTTGGGTTCTTTCAACTGGTATGGTGAACAGTGCTCCTGTGGCAGATGGATAGCACCCGCTTTTCAAATACATAAGAGCAGAGTGGATGAAACGAGAATGCTGCCGGTTTGGGGATCACAAACAAGAAAAACAGGAACTTGTTATATTTGA